A region of the Montipora foliosa isolate CH-2021 chromosome 8, ASM3666993v2, whole genome shotgun sequence genome:
tgaagttgaggttttaaaacctttgcaaaaaccgtggacggtaagtcttgcacagcgttggatcagagaagattgcgatcagtcaaaattgatttaaaatatttatgaaagtcaagtagactactgcacgactgatattcgcgaggttttatcagtcgtgcactagtctacttgactttcatacaaatttttcaagcatcagttaaaataacatggcgacaaaaacgccgaggaaaaaattacaggccggcaaaagaatggcacatttatttccgaatcatcatgaaacttcaaagagaagtgagaaggaggatggaaaagctctggaaaaggtagctgatcgagtagactaatggctgaaagtttggaaaagtcgtggacgaaccgttgcgtaaatttaatggggctatttctttttaatgtttttattaccctaccaACTTAAGTttaaagtgaatgcatgtttttaaagttcttttcctttactttcgtgaaaattgaggagtattttcgtcctcgtccgcttgaatagtgcggacctgcgtggaaactattagcgattgaatttcacaaaaaacacattccagaggatgagcatgacggcaatggggagatattatacaaaacaccaaccaaatgaagatgacccctgcttaaaacgtcgttgctatgctcgaaaaaggttttttttcggtaaaaacctttcatctcttcaacgatcgatcctctcttgggttccagttcTTGCCCGaaaggtcacgcaaaagcgtgacaaacgaacttttccatgagctttgcaaaatcacatcgattttactcgttcagatcatcggtgacccctattttttaaatcatgaatcactcactttacttactatctacaaaatatgatgaaataaaaaaattctcaccgtaagaaggtatctttttttaacattttctttcctcgtgccatcgaattccggtagtggtcgcaacggatagagcttacgaaaacactcgtcgaggatgaactctactgttaaccacatccctagcggcatacaattatctaaaaatctcactcctaaaaacctatgcatggaaactttcactccaacagtttatttttataattttcgatggatgagcagatgagcctacatctcgctattatgaccgatttctcgaaattaaggcatttttccactgccattttctccgaaacaaagtcggtgacccccattttttttttcatttttggagtaagtactttaagacctaactctaggcgagaaatgaagaaaatctcaccgtaggaagattttggcgcgaacgtccttaatataAAAACCTACTCCTCCACCATTTCTACTTCTGTCACGACGGATAAATTCGTAGCCAGGTATATGGAGCTCGGAACTTTTTATGGATTCGTCAagttttgtttcgttgattgccAGAATATCAACAGAAAACTCAGAAAGAAGGACTCTAAGTTCGTCAATATGTTTGACGAGACTGTTAATGTTCAAACaggccattttaaaaccacGCTTTGCTGGTAAAAAACTAGACGCATTGGAAAGACTCGAATTAACAGCATGTACTTCGTTTTCAACTGATTTTGGCAACGTTAGAGAAACAAGAGAATTATCAGCAATATCGGCATTCATGGAATTAGGAAATCAATTACATCgtaaaaaatttacaaaattcttttgaaataaCTCGTTACCTTCCCAATTAAGGTGCAGGCCACCTTTGTTAAGTCCATTTGAGGGTGATGTTGGTATGGCTGATGAGTTTCCAATTATTTTGCGTGCAAAGTTGTTTTAGACGTTTGTTGACCGCTTTAACTGCGTCGCTGTAATCATCATTCCTAGCAATTCGGTTTCTAAAGATTGTTATTGTTTGTCTGTAAAGCGATAATTCGCAAAGAATGCCTGAAAGTTCGACTAATGTTGAACCTAAGGGCAAGAAAGACAACTTAAAACGGAGAAATGCGGCTTCTACAGCCGAACATATCGAAGCGAATGTTGAAGTTGTTGATGGCGCCGTTGGCGCCAAAACTGACATACAAGAGTTGACCGCTTCGTTGAAACAAGGATTTCCCCAGATATCTCACGATTTATCTAAGACTAAAAAGGGACTCTCCTGTTTCAACTTGAGCTTTTGATTCCTGATGGTTGCCTTTGACGGGGTTTTCTTCCGATTTTACCGACTTTTTTACATTGTTTAAAGTTTTCCTTTCTCTCATAGGTGAAAACATTAATCTTTTAATTAAATAGTCTTTATAACTAaggcccgtccacacgtatccggacgATTGTGGGtagtttttgtttcaatttctgCACGTCGAGTTTCACTAGGTCTTATTATTGGCAATTTATTTCCTTTGTGTTGACCAGTTCTAAAaggaatttattttatcaaacgagttgataaaggtcgaatggccaccaaatctttcacggtggccattcgacctttatcaactcgtttcaCTAGGTCTTATTATTGGCAATTTATTTCCTTTGTGTTGACCAGTTCTAAAaggaatttattttatcaaacgagttgataaaggtcgaatggccaccaaatctttcacggtggccattcgacctttatcaactcgtttgataaaataaatttctgtttcaatctcccaccgacgcagcaccacagtttctttagaaactaaaaaaatttcAGTTCTAAAAGGGTCACCCATCTACctatttctttctttgcgaATATTGAAAGTGCGTGTGGCTTTCCCAAAAGAGGAAAATGCATCGATGCTGAAATCCTCCAGAAGTGCAGGAAACAATACCGGTAGAAGCCAATTTCCGATGACTTTGCGGTCCCCTCATGGCTTGGAAAACAGGAACACTTTAGCGTATTAGAACAGGAACACAACATTGATGAACAAGCTAATCGTTGGACTGTTAATTCCGTTTCCTGGTCTACCTCGAGTGTACGTGCGATCCACTATTATTTGTCGGCTTGACTGACCTGTGGAGGATTCCTCATATTTTGTAATGATCGCATTAAATCGGTGTAATGATTATGCAAGTAAAGGTGTAGAGAATCAAGTCGAAAATGTTAACAGAATTAGTCAGTAATACGGGCagaatttttcgtgcaacttgtcgcgtaACAATGTTGCTTGCAAGTTGAGATCCTTCTTGcccaacaaattttcatgttgcaaaaagtagacgtcgcttttagtttttgcaacatgaaaatttgttgcacgaggaggtggtaatacgcgcaacaaaccatctcaacttgcaatgcaacacaacattgttgcgcgccaagttgcacgaaaaatgtcgACCGTATTAATGTTCCGTTATGCATGGATGCCTCTGGCATTCGCACCAAAGTCTACGatagaacaaaacaaaatcacGAGAATTACATTTTGTAAGGGGCTCAAACCAAGTTAACCCGCTTCAAAACAGGAACACTTTTCGGTGAGTTGGTTTCAATCTCAAACTTATCCAAACTTAATTCACAGCGGATAAAGATTTATAACTGTTTTATTGTGAAGCTTGAAACAAGTCGTTCGATTTCATTAATTTCCGAACAGAAACAGAACGGAATCTAACGATCTCATTATTTTCTGTTCCTGTTGGCTGGCTTTGCAAATGCTAGATTTTTGTCACAGTTTAGCTTTTCAAGGAAAAGCCATGTTAGATGTTTCGACTGTCGATTCCACTTATCCGGTACCGTGATATATAGAATGAAATATTAAACCAATATTGAAAGATCTTGAAACGAGGAGATTTTACTACAAATCGTTCACAATCTTCGAAAACTGGAGTTAATGTTCAGTTTCGACgatgtgaattttttttgtttgacacAAGTTCTTGCAGTACTGAACAGTCTATGCCAAATTATGAAATAACATGACCGCCTAAGGAAAGATTATCTTGCTTTCAATTAGTATCAACCATTTGCTTCTCTGTTACCAACTTGGTAGCAAAACAAGAGAGAAACCTCACGATTTCTTCATTTATATGAAGAGTGTTTCTTAAATTGTTGATGTTGCAGAGGGACATGAATTTGTCAGGGAGACATCACTGAGACGTAGTAAAGGCAACGAGCGGGGTTCTTCGTCAGTTAATTAAGGTACAGATTTAACTGTCATAAGACGCTGTCATCAGCTGAAATTTCTCTTCCATTTACGGTTAAATACCTTATTTAATTACTTAGTTTGTTTCCCTGCGATTTCTTGCATAGGCACtcaaagtttttttgttttgtttttttgctttaagaAAGCGAGAATTGAAACTTTTTGTTGCGTTACAAGTCAATTTAAGTTCCACAGTTTCCTTACTGTAATGAGTCAACTCAGTTACTTCCTCTCGGTGAGCTATCGGATGATAGATCTGTCTTCAGTTCAACTATATAGTCCAAGTGCATTGTCGGCATCAAGTTCTGTTTATCGCACTGAATAGGTAAATACTAATTTTAATCAGAGAGCTAAAATTCATTTGAAAACGCAGGAAAGAAGCTGTGGTCAACTGCTGAAAAATCATAAAATTACTCTGAAATCGGGCTATTATAACCAAAAAATGATTCAATGTTTTAAGTCGGTAGAATCAGAAGGATCAGCTCTCTTCtcattcaataaaatgggaCTCTGTTTATTAATCTTATAAAAAGCGATCGTTCACAAATCATGACTGAATCAGTTTAGGAAGCGGTTTGTTCTGCTTTCTCAGTTTCAGACTGGAAGATGAGTGGAAATGTTATTTTATATGAGAATGAAGGATATGGAGGGAAACAAAAAGTAAGTAACAAATTGCCATTGGAGCTAAATTGTGTTTTTTCTTGCTAAGACATGGTTTCCGAGTTGTTGTGTCGAACTCCAGTCGTGGAGTCACGGCGCTTTAGATTTAACTCCGAGTGTAAAGCCGAGAGGCCAATAACATTTTGCACCTTGGGAATTTTACAAAACTAGGTCACAACATGCTTTATTTGTGATCGAAGCTATTTCAATTCAGTATTTCCAAACGCTTGCCACGGATCACATTCCTGGCAAAGTGCATAGATATAGGTCTTTTTGCTTAGCGAATCGTGATCTCAGTTGCGGATATCGATCGACCTTTTTAACAACAACCATTCACAAAATGTAAGAAATCGTTTTCCCCCATTGGCTGAAATATCTTTTGATGATGTCTCAAGTAGAAAGCTATACCGAGCTTCTTGGTAACATAGAATTCGAGAAGCTGAGATGGTTTGACTCTCCGAAGGAGATTTTGCAGGTTACCATAGATTTGATCAACTGGCAAATACACTTTTCACAGATATCCTTTTATTTAAAATTCTAGAGTTTGGATGGTGACTGCACAGAATTGCGAAATCTTGAAGAATTTTCCGATGGAGCACGCTCGGTCATTCTGAAAGAGAATGCCAAAAAATGGCTAGTGTTTACTAAAGTGAATTTTCACGGAGCAGAAGTTGCTTTGGAACCTGATCGACGGTATACTAGTTTAGATTCCATGGGTCTGGGAAACCCTATTAAGAGCATGAGAATCTTCCCAGCTCCGAAGGTACTAAATTAATTTAGTTATGCTTCACTTTTATTTCAAGCgaactgcttacgaactttgaaataaaatgaacgtTATTTAGCtgtgtcaagtgtatttagcacTCAGACACTAATTGGCGACACTTTTCAGAAATCAAATCATTAGTTGATTTTCAAGGAGAGGTGAaaaccagagaaaaacctctggaagAGAATAGAGCCGTGAACCAAAAATCTCAACCTAATCGACACCAAACCTCGGAATCGAACCCGCAGGTCACATCGATGGGAGGCTATTGCTCTCACTGCTGCTATACAATTTATGAGGCCTAGAACACCTTGTTTGTAGATGCTCTGAGTCCAGATCCCGTTTTGACCATAAACTGTCATTGGTGGTCGCGAATTCGACAGAGGCACCCAACGTcagttttcggaaaatatctgttcggaagacaatttgagatctagaattttcggaacatttgtagtaaaatttcttacttgcctgcctgtcctaggattttcgaacaactaaaaaatggtataattgcccattgtaaacagatttttacccaaaaaaggtcacctagaattttcgggagccttttttctggctgaaattttcgaataggtaagttttgatccctataattttcggatcactagactttcagctaggaaatccgaacagatcaaaattTTTTAGGGAATAaagatatgcctatatctaccgtttaaatactaaaatacgtttaacaatactatgtttaagtggttttaaaCTATAttgtcgttgggtgcccctgattcgACGCTACCATATCTTGTACTAGACGACTGGTTCCTTCAGTCATTTCGCTCAGTTGCGTTTTTTAAACTCTGTTGTCTTTATTACTGGTTTCGTTTCTTACACGTCCCCACAAGCTTCTGCCGTATAGAAAAGTTCTGTTAACTTCTATGTACAATATTGACAAAATCCCGAAACTGTGGATAAACACAgcttttattttcatattttcaGACTGGGgctattattttgtttgaagGCGAAGCCTACGGCGGAAACTCACAAGTAATGTCACTATTCTCTCATTCAACGTTCTTCGAACTACTCGAGAATATATAAACTATTATCGTCTACCGAAAACTTGTTTGCAAACAAATGTTTCAACAGAAATGCATTCTTACAAGGCAGTGACAGTACACTGAACAGATGCAGTAGGTCAGTCTAACAAATTCCACTCTTTCTTTCGCAGGAAATGATGAATGAAGGGTCCGAAGACCTGACGAAAAATTTCTCGACAGGAGTTCGGTCGGCTATGGTAGATGAACAGTCTGAGAAATGGCAAGTGTTTGCCGAAGTGAATTATCAAGGAGCAAAAGTTCTTTTAGAGCCAGGACGAAATTACACAAGCTTAGATTCTATGGGCCTTGGAAGTGCTGTAAAGAGCTTAAAGAAATTTGACAGCAACAAAAGAGACGAGCATGAAAAGTAACAATAAATCGTCTTTAGATTTGCTCGACATTACATTTCGCAGTTGTTATCTGTCTTCAAGACAACGGCTCCTCTACACCGATTTTTTGCATTATTTGAGtgtactttgaaaagctaaGGAAATACATGTTCGGAATCTTTTGCTAAGAATGTATTACTTAAGTAAAAAGAGAAACTCCTTCGGCGAATTCAAGAGCGGagtctctccctctctctctctctctcatttCTCTTTAATTTGCTCACGGAATTTGCCTATAAGAAGATTATCTCTAGATTTGTATAATCCCCGCATCCGGCCGCGTCGATGCGACACGTCGACGAACGCTATGAACACGTCATTTCGTGCAGATTGAACACTAACTTCAAGTtagacttttttttaaaaaaaaaaaagccttaacTTTCCAGGAACAAAGTTGTCATGAAAGGAGAggatgtttggagagaaaacGTAAATTCAAAAGTCGTCAGGTTGTCAGGTCCTTCATAGTAACCTTGAATGTGGTCATATTTATGCATACTGTATATGTTTTTTGCTATTTTGGATTAGACCTCGTTCGGACCTGACGTTTATCCCAAATCTTAAATATGTTGTAGTGCTACTGTTTGTAGTTTTGCTTTAAGGAAGCCAccgaataaatgaataaataaataccaAACTAAAAGCGCTTTGCCCCTAATGTTATGACAAGTTACCCGCATTGTTGACTTCTATTTTAACCATtcaagcacaaaaaaaaaaaaatcgtttatcGGTGTGCTTATTTTAAATCGAAGCACCAcatctaaaaaacaaaaacgcacTTTCGCCCTTTCTTAGGTAAGCAGGGGCTATCCAACTGTACAACTTCGTTTTGAGTGAAATCATGATCTGAAACTTACATTTCATCATGAAAAGTAAAGCCTGGTCAAAttttgcgtgcgtttggccaccccgttcaacacatgtcgcaacgtCATGAAACAATGAACATGTTGCAAGGTGTTGCGTTAAAATGTTGCGGGCGTTTGGCTAGGCCTTAAGCCCTGGGTTTTCGAAAGTCCGCTGTAAGTTCATATTTTGCTTGAAAACTGAATCTAGCTACCATTCTCGAAt
Encoded here:
- the LOC137967293 gene encoding gamma-crystallin D-like isoform X1, which codes for MSGNVILYENEGYGGKQKSLDGDCTELRNLEEFSDGARSVILKENAKKWLVFTKVNFHGAEVALEPDRRYTSLDSMGLGNPIKSMRIFPAPKTGAIILFEGEAYGGNSQEMMNEGSEDLTKNFSTGVRSAMVDEQSEKWQVFAEVNYQGAKVLLEPGRNYTSLDSMGLGSAVKSLKKFDSNKRDEHEK
- the LOC137967293 gene encoding uncharacterized protein isoform X2, giving the protein MSGNVILYENEGYGGKQKSLDGDCTELRNLEEFSDGARSVILKENAKKWLVFTKVNFHGAEVALEPDRRYTSLDSMGLGNPIKSMRIFPAPKEMMNEGSEDLTKNFSTGVRSAMVDEQSEKWQVFAEVNYQGAKVLLEPGRNYTSLDSMGLGSAVKSLKKFDSNKRDEHEK